One genomic segment of Sander lucioperca isolate FBNREF2018 chromosome 10, SLUC_FBN_1.2, whole genome shotgun sequence includes these proteins:
- the si:dkey-7j14.6 gene encoding membrane-spanning 4-domains subfamily A member 4A yields MTSTSITTVGEVTVVTQVFPKGEAFATKQAPPPSTKQAPPPDPASKMDDMTAAFLRGAPHVLGVIQIFIGLLCVLFSLTAVFSPLLILHAPLCLSAIFVISGSLAVAAGRRTSVGLVRACLVWNLLSVVVGLVGVAYLCWLLADGPPPSQRLCDPDAFSGFEPSYQQFLNCIGQMRILDVSVYGPLGSLLVLLVLQVCVVVTVCVFSCRALGRRHSSAPIMVEVGDHGALLSRSGSDVSLLGSEGEEASTLPHKSP; encoded by the exons ATGACGTCCACCTCCATCACCACTGTCGGTGAAGTGACCGTCGTCACTCAGGTCTTTCCTAAGGGTGAAGCCTTCGCCACCAAACAGGCCCCGCCTCCTTCCACCAAACAGGCCCCTCCTCCTGACCCTGCCTCCAAGATGGACGACATGACTGCTGCCTTCCTGCGGGGGGCGCCACACGTTCTCGGG gtgaTCCAGATCTTCATCGGTCTGCTGTGTGTCCTCTTCAGTCTGACTGCTGTCTTCTCCCCGCTCCTGATCCTCCACGCTCCGCTCTGTCTCAGCGCCATC TTTGTGATCTCTGGCTCTCTGGCCGTGGCGGCAGGGAGACGGACCTCGGTGGGACTG GTGAGGGCGTGCCTGGTGTGGAACCTGCTCAGCGTGGTGGTTGGTCTGGTGGGCGTGGCCTATCTCTGCTGGCTGCTCGCTGAcggcccccccccctctcagcGCCTCTGTGACCCCGACGCCTTCTCCGGGTTCGAGCCCTCGTACCAACAGTTCCTGAACTGCATCGGACAGATGAGGATCCTGGAT GTGAGTGTTTACGGACCTCTGGGCTCCCTGCTGGTTCTGCTCGTCCTGCAGGTCTGTGTCGTCGTCACCGTCTGCGTGTTCTCCTGCAGAGCGCTCGGACGCCGCCACAGCTCCGCCCCCATCAtg GTGGAGGTCGGGGACCACGGTGCTCTGCTGTCGCGGTCCGGCAGTGACGTCTCTCTGCTGGGCAGCGAAGGAGAGGAAGCCTCCACGCTGCCTCACAAGTCCCCGTGA
- the LOC116056212 gene encoding zinc finger BED domain-containing protein 1-like: MDDIVQLMGPVKMATTVMCEEDQPTLSVIAPLQAKLLKHLQPCEDDSTLVAEMKRVMADDLSTRYRGTQDALNIASALDPRFKELPYLEKEDREQVYTKLVFELQKCPTRCKQREIRRKTREAQAQSCHDSMKRPQLQMSHLLVRRKP; this comes from the exons TGTCAAAATGGCAACCACTGTGATGTGTGAAGAAGACCAGCCAACTCTCTCTGTAATTGCTCCTCTTCAAGCAAAACTGCTGAAACACCTGCAGCCATGCGAAGACGACTCAACCCTGGTTGCAGAGATGAAGAGGGTGATGGCCGATGACCTCTCCACACGCTACAGAGGCACCCAAGATGCTCTCAACATAG CATCAGCGTTGGACCCTCGATTTAAAGAACTGCCCTACCTGGAAAAAGAGGACAGAGAACAGGTTTACACAAAACTGGTTTTTGAGTTGCAGAAGTGTCCCACCAG ATGCAAGCAACGGGAAATCAGGAGGAAGACGAGGGAAGCTCAAGCACAAAGCTGTCACGATTCAATGAAGAGACCACAG CTCCAAATGAGTCACCTCCTTGTAAGAAGAAAGCCTTAG